Part of the Prevotella communis genome is shown below.
TGTGCACGATGACGCGGTTTCTTGCCAGGTCGTTGAGCGTCTTGATGGGCTGCTGTTCACCTTTTGCATAGACCACGCTGTGGGTGGCCAGGTTCAGCGCGATGCCGCCGTACTGGCCGTATTTGTCATGGTAGGGTGCCTTCAGGCCTATCATCACGTCGGCCTTGCCGCTTTTCAGGTCATTCAGTACTTTGCGGAAGTCTTTGAGCTTGATTTCATAGGGCATGCCCAGCTCCTCGAAAATCATCCTCATCAGGTCCACACGGTAGCCGGTGGGCTTGCCGTCTTCCAGGAAGGAGTAGGGCCATACGTCCCAGGTGTCTTCATAGACCACCGGGTCGTCAGCAGTGAAGTGGAGGGCATCTTCTGTCTGGTCCTGCGCATAACCTTGCGTCAGTCCACACAACAAAACAACCAGCAAGGCGATAAGACCTCGCTTCCATACGCAACAGTCGCTCCCCCTATGGGGATTATGCAGTGGATTGATCATCTTAGGTTGTTTTGACTGTGCAAATTTAAATAAAATCTGCGAAATAACAAAACTTTATCTTGTTTTTCCTGATTATTTCTTACCTTTGCACGCAAAAATGTTCTAAAACGTAATAAAATGAAACAGAAAATGAAGCAATCGACCCTTTGCGTGCAGGCTGGATGGGAACCTAAGAACGGTGAGTCGCGCGTACTACCTATTTATCAGAGTACTACGTTCAAGTATGACAACACGGAAGAGATGGCCGACCTCTTCGACCTGAAGAAAGAGGGCTATTTCTATACCCGTCTGCAGAATCCTACCAATGATGCGGTGGCTCGCAAGATTGCTGCCCTCGAGGGTGGAGTAGGGGCTATGCTTACCAGTAGCGGTCAGGCTGCTAATTTCTATGCCATCTTCAATATCTGTGAGGCTGGCGATCATTTTGTGACTTCCAACGAGATCTATGGCGGCACCTACAACCTCTTTGGCGTGACGCTCAAGAAACTGGGTATCGAGTGCACGTTCGTGAATCCCGAGGCTTCTGAGGAGGAGATCAGTGCTGCCTTCCGTCCCAATACCAAGGCGCTGTTTGGCGAGACCATCTCTAACCCTGGCTGTAAGGTTCTGGATATCGAGAAGTTCGCTCGCATTGCCCACCAGCATGGTGTGCCCCTGATTGTCGATAATACCTTCCCCACGCCTATCAACTGCCGTCCCTTTGAGTGGGGCGCCGACATCGTGACCCATTCTACCACCAAATATATGGACGGCCATGCCACGCAGGTAGGCGGCTGCATCGTGGACAGCGGTAACTTCGACTGGGATGCCCATGCCGAGAAATTCCCTGGTCTCTGCACCCCCGACGAGTCTTATCATGGACTTACCTATACCAAGAAATTCGGTAAGATGGCTTATATGACCAAGCTTACGGCTCAGCTGATGCGCGACCTGGGCAGTATTCCGTCGCCTCATAATGCCTTCCTGCTCAACCTCGGACTGGAGACGCTGCATCTGCGCATGCCCCGTCATTGTGAGAATGCCCAGAAGATTGCCGAGTTCTTGCAGGCCGACGAGCGCGTGGCTTGGGTGCACTATAGCGGACTGCCCTCTGACGAGAGTCATGCCCTGGCACAGAAGTATCTGCCCAACGGCTCTTGCGGTGTGATTGCCTTTGGCCTGAAGGGAACACGCGAAACGGCCGTGAAGTTCATGGATTCTCTGGAGCTGATCTGTATCGTGACCCATGTGGCCGATGCCCGTACCTGTGTGCTGCATCCTGCCAGCCACACCCACCGTCAGCTCTCTGATGAGCAGTTGCGCGAGGCAGGCGTAGCTCCCGACCTGATTCGTCTTTCCGTAGGTATCGAGGATGTCGATGACCTCCTGGCTGATATCCGTCAGGCACTCGACAAGATTTAATCTGAATAAAGTAAATAAATCCTGTTGTTTGAGCGTTACGTCGTTTCTCCGCGGGCGATACGTCGTTTCTCTCATCGCAACTCGTCGTTTCTCTTAACGACAATGCCAAGTGAAGTGCAAGGTGAATGCAGAGCCGGGCTCGCTCGAGCTTTGCTGAGCCGCAGCCTTCACTCGCGATGCATCTCAAATGTATTGCAAAGGTACGAAGAATAACTACGCAAAACAATAGTTCTCCCCGGTTATTTTTAGGAGAATGCAAAATATTTTTAGTGAATTATTCTGGCCTGAACGGCTGTCCCTAACACACTAACGCCCTAACGCCCTCACATTAGGGTTTGTTAGTGTTAGGGTGTTGTTATGATTTATATTATATATTATATATATTATAATATATATAATATATAATATAAATATAATGTTGGTTGGGATTCCATTGTTATATTCCAAGAATTCAAATGTGAGTGTGTTAGGGTGTTAGGACGTTAGGGTGCTGTTTTTAATGGGCCATGGCGAGAGGGTAGGATATAACAAAAAAATGGATGTGCTTTTGCACATCCATCTTTTGGTTGGGGTACCCGGACTCGAACCAGGAAAGGCAGGACCAGAATCTGCAGTGTTACCATTACACCATACCCCAATTCCTTTGCATCAAGTTGTCGTTTTCTCGATTGCGGGTGCAAAGGTACGACTTTTTCTTGAATCTCCAAAACTTTTTGCAACTTTTTTTCAAAAAATCCGTAAAAATATAGAGAAATCGTTGTGACTTCAGATAAATTTCGTATCTTTGCAATCAAAATACACATTATTATATAAATGGAACAAACAAAGAAATTAGTAAACGTAATTATAGAGGGAATACAAGAAAAAAAAGGTTCACAGATTGTAGTGGCCGACTTGAGTGAGATAGAAGGCACTATCTGTAAGAATTTCATTATTTGTCAGGGTAACTCGCCTGCACAGGTGGAGGCTATTACTGAGAGTATTGCTGAGATGGCACGTAAGAAGTTGGGCGAGAAGCCTGCTCACGTGGTGGGTCTGGAGAACGCCCAGTGGGTGGCTATGGACTATACCGACGTGATGGCGCACGTGTTTCTGCCCGATGTACGCGAGTACTACGACCTGGAGCATCTGTGGGAGGATGCACCAGTGGAATATGTCCCAGATTTAGACTAAATGCACATAACTATATTGTATGGATCAGAATCAAAACCCGAACAATAATCAGCCGAAGATGCCCAGGTTTAATATGAACTGGGTGTATCTGCTCGTGATTGCTGCCCTGGCATTCTTCTATTTTTCAAACGGAACCGGTGGCCTACAGGAGCAGGGCAATACGCAGGGTCAGGCTTCGTATAGCGAGTTCAAGAACTTCGTGAAGAATGGCTACGCCAACCGTATCGTGGCCAACAAGAGTACGGAGACGCTGAAGATGTATGTGAAGCCCGACAGTATTCAGGCTGTGTTTCATAAGACTACGGCGACAACAGGCACGGAGCCTTACCTGAGCGTGGAGTATGGCAGCAATGCCAAGGTGGAGGAATTTGTAGACTCTGCCCGCGCACGTGGCTACTTCACGGGTAAGTTTGACTACGAGCACGAGGCCAGCAATGGCATCCTGAGCTTTATCATCACCAGTCTGCTGCCTATCTTCTTTCTGGTATTCCTGTGGATGTTCTTCATGCGCAGGATGGGCGGCGGTGGCGGCATGGGTGCCGGCATCTTCAACGTGGGCAAGAGCAAGGCCAAGATGTACGAGAAGGGTGGTGAACTGGGTATCACCTTCAAGGATGTGGCTGGTCAGGCTGGTGCCAAGCAGGAGATTCAGGAGATTGTGGATTTTCTGAAGAACCCGCAGAAATATACGGACCTGGGTGGTAAGATACCCAAGGGTGCCCTGCTGGTAGGTCCTCCGGGAACAGGTAAGACACTGTTGGCCAAGGCCGTGGCAGGCGAGGCCGGCGTACCGTTCTTCTCGATGAGTGGTTCTGACTTTGTAGAAATGTTCGTGGGTGTGGGCGCGTCGCGTGTGCGAGACCTGTTCCAGCAGGCTAAGGCCAAGAGCCCTTGTATCATCTTCATCGACGAGATTGATGCCGTGGGCCGTGCCCGTTCGAAGAACCCTGCCATGGGTGGTAATGATGAGCGCGAGAACACGCTGAACGCCCTGCTGACGGAGATGGACGGTTTCGGCACGAACAGCGGTGTGATTATCCTGGCAGCTACCAACCGTGTGGATATGCTCGACTCGGCCCTGCTGCGTGCCGGTCGTTTTGACCGACAGATTCACGTGGACCTGCCCGACCTCAACGAGCGTAAGGAGGTGTTCATGGTGCATCTGCAGCCCCTGAAGCTCGACGAGACGGTGGATGTGGACTTCCTGGCACGTCAGACGCCTGGTTTCTCGGGTGCCGATATCGCGAATGTATGTAATGAGGCAGCGCTGATTGCTGCTCGTCATGATAGTCAGAAGGTGGGCAAGCAGGACTTCCTGGATGCTGTGGATCGTATCATCGGTGGTTTGGAGAAGAAGACGAAGGTGATGACGGAGGCCGAGAAGCGTTCTATCGCTATCCATGAAGCTGGTCACGCTACCATTTCATGGTTTACACAGTATGCTAACCCCTTGGTGAAGGTGAGCATCGTGCCACGTGGACAGGCGCTGGGTGCTGCCTGGTATCTGCCTGAGGAGCGTGTGCTGCAGACCAAGGAGGCGATGCTCGACGAGATGTGCTCGCTGCTGGGCGGACGTGCTGCCGAGGAACTCTTCGTGGGTACTATCTCTACAGGCGCAATGAACGATCTGGAGCGCACCACCAAACAGGCTTATGGCATGATTGCTTATGCCGGTATGGGTGAGCAGTTGCCTAACATCTGTTATTATAATAATGCGGAGTATCAGTTCCAGCGTCCTTATTCGGAGACAACGGCCAAACTCATTGATGATGAGGTGCTGAAGATGATCAACGAACAGTATGCGCGTGCCAAGCAGATACTGACAGAGCATGCCGAGGGTCACGCCCAGTTGGCTCAGCTCCTGGTGGAGCGTGAGGTGATCTTTGCCGAGGATGTGGAGCGCATCTTTGGCAAGCGTCCCTGGACCAGTCGTGCTGATGAGCTCCTGGAGGCTCAGATGCGTGCCGAGGCCGAGAAGATGGCTGAGGAGCGCACCAAGCAGCTGGAAGCGCAGCAGCAGGAAGCCAAGGCGCTGGATGCCAAGGATACTGAAGAGTCGAAAGATACAGAAGGGAATGAGGCTTAGGATTCAGCCTCATTCCTTTACCAATAACTAACTAAAATTTTCAAACCTAAAACCTATGAAGTTAAAACTAATCGCACTGTTTTTGTTGATTGGTGCAAGTCAGGTGCTGCATGCACAAACCACAGACCAAGTTCCTGTTGGCGATACCGTCTATTTGTATAACCCTGCAAACGAGAAGTTCTTTGTTGGTGAGAACCAGTATAAGACGCAGGCCAGTCTGTCTGCGAATCATGCCTATAAGGTTGTGGTGAACAAATATCTTGACCAGAACAACCAATGGGATGGTAAGACCTACGTGATGACGGACTCCGTAGAGGCTGGTAACTATGGTTTCAGCTATCGCAACATTTTCATTGATGCAATAGACTGTGTTGTCTGGGTGGATCAATCAGAGAGGTCGGAATTTAGTGACTATCTGTGGGAAATCGTTCCTTCCAAGACGATGAAGGGTGCTTTCAATATCTATCCTGCAGAAGCGAACAATGCCTATAAACATAGCAATATGCCTGACAGATGGCTGGGATGCTGTGATACCACGGCTCTGGAATATCCGTTGGTATCGTTGGTGAAGACAACTGATCCCAAGGCATCTATCGATTGGACCTTCGTGCCTATGGCTCAAGGTGACAAGATGTTGGCTGAGCGTCATAAGGCATTGGCACAGAAGCGTCTGGCACTCCTCACGGGTGGAAAGCCGGTGACGAGTGAACTGAGCATCACGCCACTGCTGGTCAATCCCCAGTTCTCTGATTCCAAGGCAAGTGGCTGGCATACCACGTTTGACGTGAAGCGGGGTACCGTGACATGGTGTGGTGGTGACCAGTCGAATCCATGTGCAGAAGCATGGCAGTGTAACTTCGATTTCTGTCAGAAGTTGGAGGGAATGCCAACGGGTTTGTATAAGGTAGACATGCAGGCGTTCGCCAGAACCAATGAGCCCAGGTTTGCATGGTATGAGCGCGACTCGGCCTTTATCAGCACCGTGATCTATGCGAATGAGGCAGAATTGCCCGTGCACAACCTGATGCGCAACACGTTCCCCAACAGGAATGACTATGACTTCCTGCGACCAGCCATCGACGGCACCAACAAGGCTGCATGGGAGACCGTAGAGGGCTCTTATGTCCTCAATAATCTGCGTGCTACGTCGTTGGCCTTTGCCAAGGGACTCTTCGACCAGAGCATCTATTGCTATGTGGGTGATGGCACGCTGCAAGTGGGCATCAAGGAACCTATCGTGCGCAATGGTGCGTGGTCGGCATGGGATAATCTGAGAATTACTTATTTGCCAGAGACCAAGGAGAATTACGCGAAGGCCATCAGATATCATGTGGAGAAGGCTAAAGAGATAGAGAAAATAGCCAAGACGATGAAGGGTGTAGATGTAAAGTCTCTCACGAAGGCACTCTCTGGTATAGAGAAACTGTTGAAACAGGGCTCTGTCAGTCAGTTGCGCGACAGGCTGGCGCTGATCAATAAGGCGATGAAGCGTACCAGGGAGGCCATGCTTGCCAGTCTGCATTTTGCAGCCCCCATGCAGGTGACATCCATGAATCCCACAGTGGACAAAAGGCGCCAGGAACTGAATCGTATCCATACGTTGGGCCTGTCGTACCTTACCCTGGGGGCAATGGCGGAGAAGGATCAGAATATGGAACTCTCGTTGAAATACTTTCAGTCTGCAAGTGACTTGTATGCTGCTTATCCAGATGCTTTCTATCGTCAGCTCATTGCTGTGGCAAGAGTCATATACTACCAGCAGCTTGCTGCAGAACATGGGGATGAGGCTGCAAATACCGTGGTGACGTTGATAGAGCGTTTGGAGCCTTATAACACCAATGCTATTCTAAAAGAACTGGATAATATCTATCCGAAGGCTGGCGAATTGCTGTCTGTCCAAAAGAATTATTCAAAGGCAGAGGAGATATATATAAAGGCTGCCAACCTCAGTTTGAGACTTGGTAATATAGAGGAACTTGCCAATCGTTTTAATATGTTGGCCTACTGCTTAGCCTATCAGGAAAAATATGACGAAGCCTTGGAGATCATCGATTCGGCCATAAAGAAGCAGCCTCAGGATGCAAACCTCTATGACAGTAAGGGTGAGTTCTACTTGATGAAGGGTGATAAGAAAAATGCGCGCAAGATGTGGAAGCAGGTCATCACCCTTGATCCCGATTTCCCACAGAAACATGAAACGGTACTCTATCAGAAACTGATAAAGAAATAAATTCGTTTTTTTGCAATTTAGGGGTGTTTGCAAGCGCCCGTCCTTGTTCGGCAGACAAGCGTCTGGCTTTGTCGGTGCCTTGGACGACGAGAAAAACAATATGCTGACGCCGCAAATAGGTTGGCTGGTGCGTGCCCGTGAGTGAATTTTCTTGGTGTAATTGTGCAACTTTCAAAAAAATGTTGTATTTTTGCACCAAGAAAACGTGAATAATATGAAAAACTTTATTGTTAGAACCATCACAGGCGTATTTTTCGTCGCCGCTATCGTGGTCAGTTTTCTGAATCCGATGGCTATGGTCTTCCTGTTTGCGCTGGTCACTGGCCTGACTATCTGGGAGTTCTGCGGACTGGTGAACGAGCGTCCCTATGTGCAGGTGAACCAGTTTATCTCGACGGTGGCAGGCGTGTATCTGTTTCTGGCGATGGCAGGCCACTGCAGCGGATACGTGAATACGGACACTGTGTTTATACCTTATCTGATAACCATCGTCTATCTGCTGATAGCAGAGCTATACCTGAAGGCAAAGGATCCTATCAACAACTGGGCCTACACGATGTTGCCACAGATGTATATCGCCCTGCCATTCTCTATGCTTAATGTGCTGGCATTCCCCCAGGCAGGCAGCTACTCGTTTGTGTTGCCCTTGAGTGTGTTCGTGTTCCTTTGGATGAACGATACGGGTGCTTATCTCTGTGGCTCACTTCTGGGACGTCATAAGCTCTTCCCAAGGGTTTCGCCAGGCAAGAGTTGGGAAGGTAGCATCGGTGGTGG
Proteins encoded:
- a CDS encoding O-acetylhomoserine aminocarboxypropyltransferase/cysteine synthase family protein, whose amino-acid sequence is MKQKMKQSTLCVQAGWEPKNGESRVLPIYQSTTFKYDNTEEMADLFDLKKEGYFYTRLQNPTNDAVARKIAALEGGVGAMLTSSGQAANFYAIFNICEAGDHFVTSNEIYGGTYNLFGVTLKKLGIECTFVNPEASEEEISAAFRPNTKALFGETISNPGCKVLDIEKFARIAHQHGVPLIVDNTFPTPINCRPFEWGADIVTHSTTKYMDGHATQVGGCIVDSGNFDWDAHAEKFPGLCTPDESYHGLTYTKKFGKMAYMTKLTAQLMRDLGSIPSPHNAFLLNLGLETLHLRMPRHCENAQKIAEFLQADERVAWVHYSGLPSDESHALAQKYLPNGSCGVIAFGLKGTRETAVKFMDSLELICIVTHVADARTCVLHPASHTHRQLSDEQLREAGVAPDLIRLSVGIEDVDDLLADIRQALDKI
- the ftsH gene encoding ATP-dependent zinc metalloprotease FtsH, with product MDQNQNPNNNQPKMPRFNMNWVYLLVIAALAFFYFSNGTGGLQEQGNTQGQASYSEFKNFVKNGYANRIVANKSTETLKMYVKPDSIQAVFHKTTATTGTEPYLSVEYGSNAKVEEFVDSARARGYFTGKFDYEHEASNGILSFIITSLLPIFFLVFLWMFFMRRMGGGGGMGAGIFNVGKSKAKMYEKGGELGITFKDVAGQAGAKQEIQEIVDFLKNPQKYTDLGGKIPKGALLVGPPGTGKTLLAKAVAGEAGVPFFSMSGSDFVEMFVGVGASRVRDLFQQAKAKSPCIIFIDEIDAVGRARSKNPAMGGNDERENTLNALLTEMDGFGTNSGVIILAATNRVDMLDSALLRAGRFDRQIHVDLPDLNERKEVFMVHLQPLKLDETVDVDFLARQTPGFSGADIANVCNEAALIAARHDSQKVGKQDFLDAVDRIIGGLEKKTKVMTEAEKRSIAIHEAGHATISWFTQYANPLVKVSIVPRGQALGAAWYLPEERVLQTKEAMLDEMCSLLGGRAAEELFVGTISTGAMNDLERTTKQAYGMIAYAGMGEQLPNICYYNNAEYQFQRPYSETTAKLIDDEVLKMINEQYARAKQILTEHAEGHAQLAQLLVEREVIFAEDVERIFGKRPWTSRADELLEAQMRAEAEKMAEERTKQLEAQQQEAKALDAKDTEESKDTEGNEA
- the rsfS gene encoding ribosome silencing factor, with product MEQTKKLVNVIIEGIQEKKGSQIVVADLSEIEGTICKNFIICQGNSPAQVEAITESIAEMARKKLGEKPAHVVGLENAQWVAMDYTDVMAHVFLPDVREYYDLEHLWEDAPVEYVPDLD
- a CDS encoding phosphatidate cytidylyltransferase, encoding MKNFIVRTITGVFFVAAIVVSFLNPMAMVFLFALVTGLTIWEFCGLVNERPYVQVNQFISTVAGVYLFLAMAGHCSGYVNTDTVFIPYLITIVYLLIAELYLKAKDPINNWAYTMLPQMYIALPFSMLNVLAFPQAGSYSFVLPLSVFVFLWMNDTGAYLCGSLLGRHKLFPRVSPGKSWEGSIGGGLLVVGVAILIWWLLEQTQQHSDLDMWQWAGLGLTVVVFGTWGDLVESLLKRTLGIKDSGNILPGHGGMLDRFDSSLLAIPAAVVYLFTISLM
- a CDS encoding tetratricopeptide repeat protein codes for the protein MKLKLIALFLLIGASQVLHAQTTDQVPVGDTVYLYNPANEKFFVGENQYKTQASLSANHAYKVVVNKYLDQNNQWDGKTYVMTDSVEAGNYGFSYRNIFIDAIDCVVWVDQSERSEFSDYLWEIVPSKTMKGAFNIYPAEANNAYKHSNMPDRWLGCCDTTALEYPLVSLVKTTDPKASIDWTFVPMAQGDKMLAERHKALAQKRLALLTGGKPVTSELSITPLLVNPQFSDSKASGWHTTFDVKRGTVTWCGGDQSNPCAEAWQCNFDFCQKLEGMPTGLYKVDMQAFARTNEPRFAWYERDSAFISTVIYANEAELPVHNLMRNTFPNRNDYDFLRPAIDGTNKAAWETVEGSYVLNNLRATSLAFAKGLFDQSIYCYVGDGTLQVGIKEPIVRNGAWSAWDNLRITYLPETKENYAKAIRYHVEKAKEIEKIAKTMKGVDVKSLTKALSGIEKLLKQGSVSQLRDRLALINKAMKRTREAMLASLHFAAPMQVTSMNPTVDKRRQELNRIHTLGLSYLTLGAMAEKDQNMELSLKYFQSASDLYAAYPDAFYRQLIAVARVIYYQQLAAEHGDEAANTVVTLIERLEPYNTNAILKELDNIYPKAGELLSVQKNYSKAEEIYIKAANLSLRLGNIEELANRFNMLAYCLAYQEKYDEALEIIDSAIKKQPQDANLYDSKGEFYLMKGDKKNARKMWKQVITLDPDFPQKHETVLYQKLIKK